The Antennarius striatus isolate MH-2024 chromosome 23, ASM4005453v1, whole genome shotgun sequence genome has a segment encoding these proteins:
- the LOC137590427 gene encoding endophilin-A1-like isoform X1, with protein sequence MSVAGLKKQFHKATQKVSEKVGGAEGTKLDDDFKEMEKKVDITSRAVLDIMTKTTEYLQPNPASRAKLSMINTMSKIRGQEKGPGYPQAESVLGDAMLKFGRELGEESSFGLALIDASEAMKELGEVKDALDMEVKQNFIDPLQNLHDKDLKEIQHHLKKMEGRRLDFDYKKKRQGKVQDEEIKQALEKFDESKEIAEQSMFNLLESDIEQVSQLAALVQAQLEYHSRSAEILQQLTSKMEDRIKEVSSKPRKEYNPKPRMTLELLPPSESHNGGIHSAKSPGRSPAPMDQPCCRALYDFEPENEGELGFKEGDVITLTNQIDDNWYEGMINGQSGFFPINYVDILVPLPH encoded by the exons AAAGTCAGTGAGAAGGTTGGAGGTGCAGAAGGAACCAAACTTGACGATGATTTCAAAGAAATggaaaag AAGGTGGACATCACCAGCAGAGCAGTGTTGGACATCATGACCAAAACTACAGAATACCTCCAACCTAATCCAG CCTCCAGAGCCAAGCTGAGTATGATCAACACCATGTCAAAGATCCGTGGCCAGGAAAAGGGACCCGGGTATCCGCAGGCTGAGTCGGTCCTGGGCGACGCCATGTTGAAGTTTGGACGGGAGTTGGGGGAGGAGTCTAGCTTTG GCTTGGCACTGATTGATGCCAGTGAAGCAATGAAGGAGCTCGGTGAGGTGAAGGATGCTCTTGACATGGAAGTGAAACAGAACTTCATCGACCCCCTGCAGAACCTCCACGACAAAGACCTCAAAGAGATCCAG CACCATCTGAAGAAGATGGAGGGCCGCCGTCTGGACTTTGACTACAAGAAAAAACGTCAGGGTAAAGTCCAGGATGAGGAGATAAAACAGGCGCTGGAAAAGTTTGACGAGAGCAAAGAGATCGCAGAGCAGAGCATGTTTAACCTTCTGGAGAGTGAT atagAGCAGGTGAGCCAGCTGGCAGCGTTGGTTCAAGCTCAGTTGGAATACCACAGCCGCTCTGCTGAAATCCTCCAACAGCTCACCAGCAAGATGGAGGACAG GATAAAAGAAGTTTCCAGTAAACCACGGAAAGAATACAATCCCAAACCGCGAATGACCCTGGAGCTTTTGCCCCCCAGCGAGAGCCACAATGGAGGGATACATTCTGCCAAATCGCCCGGAAGATCACCAG CTCCCATGGACCAACCCTGCTGCAGAGCCCTCTATGACTTTGAACCAGAAAATGAAGGTGAGCTGGGCTTCAAAGAAGGTGACGTCATCACTCTGACCAACCAGATCGACGACAACTGGTATGAAGGAATGATCAACGGCCAGTCGGGCTTCTTCCCCATCAACTACGTGGATATCCTGGTGCCACTCCCTCATTAG
- the LOC137590427 gene encoding endophilin-A1-like isoform X2, giving the protein MTKTTEYLQPNPASRAKLSMINTMSKIRGQEKGPGYPQAESVLGDAMLKFGRELGEESSFGLALIDASEAMKELGEVKDALDMEVKQNFIDPLQNLHDKDLKEIQHHLKKMEGRRLDFDYKKKRQGKVQDEEIKQALEKFDESKEIAEQSMFNLLESDIEQVSQLAALVQAQLEYHSRSAEILQQLTSKMEDRIKEVSSKPRKEYNPKPRMTLELLPPSESHNGGIHSAKSPGRSPAPMDQPCCRALYDFEPENEGELGFKEGDVITLTNQIDDNWYEGMINGQSGFFPINYVDILVPLPH; this is encoded by the exons ATGACCAAAACTACAGAATACCTCCAACCTAATCCAG CCTCCAGAGCCAAGCTGAGTATGATCAACACCATGTCAAAGATCCGTGGCCAGGAAAAGGGACCCGGGTATCCGCAGGCTGAGTCGGTCCTGGGCGACGCCATGTTGAAGTTTGGACGGGAGTTGGGGGAGGAGTCTAGCTTTG GCTTGGCACTGATTGATGCCAGTGAAGCAATGAAGGAGCTCGGTGAGGTGAAGGATGCTCTTGACATGGAAGTGAAACAGAACTTCATCGACCCCCTGCAGAACCTCCACGACAAAGACCTCAAAGAGATCCAG CACCATCTGAAGAAGATGGAGGGCCGCCGTCTGGACTTTGACTACAAGAAAAAACGTCAGGGTAAAGTCCAGGATGAGGAGATAAAACAGGCGCTGGAAAAGTTTGACGAGAGCAAAGAGATCGCAGAGCAGAGCATGTTTAACCTTCTGGAGAGTGAT atagAGCAGGTGAGCCAGCTGGCAGCGTTGGTTCAAGCTCAGTTGGAATACCACAGCCGCTCTGCTGAAATCCTCCAACAGCTCACCAGCAAGATGGAGGACAG GATAAAAGAAGTTTCCAGTAAACCACGGAAAGAATACAATCCCAAACCGCGAATGACCCTGGAGCTTTTGCCCCCCAGCGAGAGCCACAATGGAGGGATACATTCTGCCAAATCGCCCGGAAGATCACCAG CTCCCATGGACCAACCCTGCTGCAGAGCCCTCTATGACTTTGAACCAGAAAATGAAGGTGAGCTGGGCTTCAAAGAAGGTGACGTCATCACTCTGACCAACCAGATCGACGACAACTGGTATGAAGGAATGATCAACGGCCAGTCGGGCTTCTTCCCCATCAACTACGTGGATATCCTGGTGCCACTCCCTCATTAG
- the LOC137590314 gene encoding uncharacterized oxidoreductase YtbE-like gives MSSSAAPSILLNTGVHMPILGLGTYKLKDPKEIYQALEAALDCGYRSFDSAAVYGNEAELGRVLKELLPKHGLTREDVFITSKLSPKDQGEGAMEAALHSLSELDMDYIDLYLIHWPGTRGLSVSDQRNPGNRAQSWAALEELHAQGKLKAIGVSNYTQGHMRALMQSCKVPPALLQVEYHPKLRQTELRSVCKEYGVCFQAYSSLGKGELTKDPVVIEVAKKCERTPAQVLLRWAVQQGVLVLPKSSNPDRIKDNAKIFDFSLSDSDMDRLSALDCGYRCCWDPCEVV, from the exons atgtcctcctctgctgctccctccatcctcctgaaCACTGGAGTGCACATGCCCATCCTGGGTTTGGGGACCTACAAGTTAAAGGATCCTAAAGAGATTTACCAGGCTTTGGAAGCAGCGCTGGACTGTGGTTACCGTTCCTTTGACAGTGCCGCTGTATATGGGAATGAAGCAGAATTGGGACGAGTTCTGAAGGAACTCCTACCCAAACATGGCTTAACCAGAGAGGATGTATTCATAACCAG TAAGTTGAGTCCTAAGGATCAAGGTGAGGGAGCGATGGAAGCGGCTCTGCACAGCCTGTCTGAACTGGACATGGACTACATTGACCTCTACCTGATCCACTGGCCGGGTACACGGGGTCTGTCAGTGTCTGACCAACGCAACCCAG GCAACCGAGCTCAGAGTTGGGCAGCACTGGAGGAGCTGCATGCTCAGGGGAAGCTTAAGGCCATAGGAGTGTCCAACTACACCCAAGGACACATGAGAGCACTTATGCAAAGCTGCAAAGTCCCTCCTGCACTGCTACAA GTAGAGTATCACCCAAAGCTGCGCCAAACAGAGCTGAGGAGTGTGTGTAAGGAGTATGGAGTGTGTTTCCAAGCCTACTCCTCCTTAGGAAAAGGAGAGCTGACCAAAGATCCTGTAGTCATAGAGGTGGCAAAGAAATGTGAACGCACACCTGCACAG gtCCTCTTGCGCTGGGCTGTGCAACAGGGAGTCCTGGTGCTCCCCAAATCATCAAATCCAGACAGAATAAAGGATAATGCCAAGATCTTTGACTTCAGTCTGAGTGATTCTGACATGGACAGACTGTCGGCCCTGGATTGTGGATACAGATGCTGCTGGGATCCATGTGAAGTGGTTTGA
- the LOC137590316 gene encoding membrane-anchored junction protein isoform X1 yields the protein MTKSRVSVRQILQALSSTMPLQAFSFPVPETRFFKAGCFIYKFQIRGGSSYSGEEVLRGNGLNLELEEIIRTVLGNLDNLQPFTSNHFNIFPYKKQWEGMSKMMCTHHERILKAYPFVLILYLEHSGKHERWSWEKEVSPEISVSEPPIKRNRSCSPLEEAILKDLINDLDAEQETPLESFLTPCCEPMKVLTNWREEQKR from the exons ATGACAAAAAGTCGAGTCAGTGTTCGTCAAATTCTGCAGGCGTTAAG TTCCACCATGCCTCTCCAAGCCTTCTCCTTTCCTGTCCCTGAAACTCGATTCTTCAAAGCTGGTTGTTTCATCTACAAGTTCCAGATCAGAGGAGGCAGCAGCTACAG TGGAGAAGAGGTTCTGAGGGGGAACGGCTTAAATTTGGAACTGGAG GAAATTATTAGAACTGTTCTTGGCAACTTGGACAACCTCCAACCCTTCACCAGTAACCACTTCAACATCTTCCCTT ATAAGAAGCAGTGGGAAGGCATGTCTAAGATGATGTGCACTCATCATGAAAGGATTTTAAAGGCCTACCCCTTTGTTCTTATCCTCTACCTGGAGCACAGTG GTAAACATGAGAGGTGGAGCTGG GAGAAAGAGGTCTCACCTGAAATTTCTGTTTCTGAGCCACCCATAAAGCGCAACAGATCTTGTTCACCACTGGAGGAGGCCATACTAAAGGATTTAATTAACGACTTGGATGCTGAACAGGAGACCCCTCTGGAAAG TTTTCTGACACCCTGCTGTGAGCCCATGAAGGTCCTAACCAATTGGAGAGAAGAGCAGAAGCGGTGA
- the LOC137590316 gene encoding membrane-anchored junction protein isoform X2, translating into MTKSRVSVRQILQALSSTMPLQAFSFPVPETRFFKAGCFIYKFQIRGGSSYSGEEVLRGNGLNLELEEIIRTVLGNLDNLQPFTSNHFNIFPCILIHQFLHSGKHERWSWEKEVSPEISVSEPPIKRNRSCSPLEEAILKDLINDLDAEQETPLESFLTPCCEPMKVLTNWREEQKR; encoded by the exons ATGACAAAAAGTCGAGTCAGTGTTCGTCAAATTCTGCAGGCGTTAAG TTCCACCATGCCTCTCCAAGCCTTCTCCTTTCCTGTCCCTGAAACTCGATTCTTCAAAGCTGGTTGTTTCATCTACAAGTTCCAGATCAGAGGAGGCAGCAGCTACAG TGGAGAAGAGGTTCTGAGGGGGAACGGCTTAAATTTGGAACTGGAG GAAATTATTAGAACTGTTCTTGGCAACTTGGACAACCTCCAACCCTTCACCAGTAACCACTTCAACATCTTCCCTTGTATCCTTATTCATCAGTTTCTTCATTCAG GTAAACATGAGAGGTGGAGCTGG GAGAAAGAGGTCTCACCTGAAATTTCTGTTTCTGAGCCACCCATAAAGCGCAACAGATCTTGTTCACCACTGGAGGAGGCCATACTAAAGGATTTAATTAACGACTTGGATGCTGAACAGGAGACCCCTCTGGAAAG TTTTCTGACACCCTGCTGTGAGCCCATGAAGGTCCTAACCAATTGGAGAGAAGAGCAGAAGCGGTGA
- the LOC137590313 gene encoding interleukin-13 receptor subunit alpha-1-like isoform X2 yields MFPKNLFTGKISPPQNLTLQWITDFYPYLSWAPPNHSMSDCKYKVEIRPFNNSEDNKSSSNTREPRWTEHIVMEGGFLNLSVKTVCKEKESKQVFRYLKDPELVRDLQCSIHTSKQTSCSWTPAHLVPDLSFFYKLVYEDGRTRSDDQTLSWVQACSSYTYTNGVRTGCNFQAKITQDVLILVNGTVNNRTVKNTFRKALHNNVKPPPLEWEVEKTATKFLISWIAPEISNPPKWKFIINITECGKKLPSEEVEKTKYDLPLQSHCPYRMSVRAKAWRSETPWSKEKYFSADRDPNAFLYAIIFVALTAAILGAMSLMFLMKYKKTIFPKVPQPRDLLSDSDNNNKVMLPSFYSLAEEENCEITLVIDK; encoded by the exons ATGTTTCCAAAGAACCTCTTTACAG GCAAGATTTCGCCACCACAAAATTTGACCCTGCAGTGGATTACGGATTTTTACCCGTATCTTTCCTGGGCACCCCCGAATCATTCAATGAGTGACTGTAAATACAAAGTAGAAATACGACCATTCAACAACAGTGAGGACAATAAATCGTCATCAAAC ACACGAGAGCCTCGATGGACAGAGCACATTGTGATGGAGGGAGGATTTCTAAACTTGTCTGTTAAAACTGTTtgtaaagaaaaggaaagcaaACAGGTCTTCAGATACCTCAAAGACCCAG AGCTAGTGAGGGATTTGCAGTGCTCCATCCACACATCTAAACAAACTAGCTGTTCCTGGACTCCGGCCCATCTTGTTCCAGATCTCAGTTTTTTCTACAA GTTAGTGTACGAGGACGGAAGGACGAGATCCGACGACCAGACCCTGTCGTGGGTACAGGCGTGTTCATCATACACTTACACTAATGGTGTCCGGACAGGCTGTAATttccaggcaaaaatcaccCAGGATGTCCTCATTTTGGTCAATGGAACAGTGAACAACAGAACTGTCAAGAATACCTTCAGGAAAGCGCTTCACAACAATG TGAAACCTCCTCCGTTAGAGTGGGAGGTTGAGAAAACTGCGACAAAATTTCTAATAAGCTGGATTGCTCCTGAAATTTCAAACCCCCCTAAATGGAAATTTATAATTAATATCacagagtgtggaaaaaagttG CCTTCAGAGGAAGTTGAAAAAACCAAATATGACCTGCCTTTGCAGTCCCACTGTCCATACCGCATGTCTGTAAGAGCAAAAGCATGGAGATCAGAGACGCCGTGGAGCAAGGAGAAGTATTTCA GTGCAGATAGAGATCCTAACGCCTTCTTGTATGCTATAATCTTCGTCGCATTGACCGCTGCCATTCTGGGAGCCATGTCTTTGATGTTTTTGATGAA ATACAAGAAAACCATTTTTCCGAAAGTACCACAACCTCGGGACTTACTCAGTGActctgacaacaacaacaag gtCATGCTTCCCAGTTTCTACAGCCTGGCAGAGGAAGAAAACTGTGAAATCACTCTAGTGATTGATAAGTAA
- the LOC137590313 gene encoding uncharacterized protein isoform X3 yields the protein MSRTKTNGLFSDLHFFVLSCLVVTVEAQEGKISPPQNLTLQWITDFYPYLSWAPPNHSMSDCKYKVEIRPFNNSEDNKSSSNTREPRWTEHIVMEGGFLNLSVKTVCKEKESKQVFRYLKDPELVRDLQCSIHTSKQTSCSWTPAHLVPDLSFFYKLVYEDGRTRSDDQTLSWVQACSSYTYTNGVRTGCNFQAKITQDVLILVNGTVNNRTVKNTFRKALHNNVKPPPLEWEVEKTATKFLISWIAPEISNPPKWKFIINITECGKKLPSEEVEKTKYDLPLQSHCPYRMSVRAKAWRSETPWSKEKYFNTRKPFFRKYHNLGTYSVTLTTTTRSCFPVSTAWQRKKTVKSL from the exons atGTCGAGGACAAAGACAAACGGGCTGTTCTCAGATctgcatttctttgttttaagcTGCCTCGTTGTCACCGTTGAAGCTCAGGAAG GCAAGATTTCGCCACCACAAAATTTGACCCTGCAGTGGATTACGGATTTTTACCCGTATCTTTCCTGGGCACCCCCGAATCATTCAATGAGTGACTGTAAATACAAAGTAGAAATACGACCATTCAACAACAGTGAGGACAATAAATCGTCATCAAAC ACACGAGAGCCTCGATGGACAGAGCACATTGTGATGGAGGGAGGATTTCTAAACTTGTCTGTTAAAACTGTTtgtaaagaaaaggaaagcaaACAGGTCTTCAGATACCTCAAAGACCCAG AGCTAGTGAGGGATTTGCAGTGCTCCATCCACACATCTAAACAAACTAGCTGTTCCTGGACTCCGGCCCATCTTGTTCCAGATCTCAGTTTTTTCTACAA GTTAGTGTACGAGGACGGAAGGACGAGATCCGACGACCAGACCCTGTCGTGGGTACAGGCGTGTTCATCATACACTTACACTAATGGTGTCCGGACAGGCTGTAATttccaggcaaaaatcaccCAGGATGTCCTCATTTTGGTCAATGGAACAGTGAACAACAGAACTGTCAAGAATACCTTCAGGAAAGCGCTTCACAACAATG TGAAACCTCCTCCGTTAGAGTGGGAGGTTGAGAAAACTGCGACAAAATTTCTAATAAGCTGGATTGCTCCTGAAATTTCAAACCCCCCTAAATGGAAATTTATAATTAATATCacagagtgtggaaaaaagttG CCTTCAGAGGAAGTTGAAAAAACCAAATATGACCTGCCTTTGCAGTCCCACTGTCCATACCGCATGTCTGTAAGAGCAAAAGCATGGAGATCAGAGACGCCGTGGAGCAAGGAGAAGTATTTCA ATACAAGAAAACCATTTTTCCGAAAGTACCACAACCTCGGGACTTACTCAGTGActctgacaacaacaacaag gtCATGCTTCCCAGTTTCTACAGCCTGGCAGAGGAAGAAAACTGTGAAATCACTCTAG
- the LOC137590313 gene encoding interleukin-13 receptor subunit alpha-1-like isoform X1 → MSRTKTNGLFSDLHFFVLSCLVVTVEAQEGKISPPQNLTLQWITDFYPYLSWAPPNHSMSDCKYKVEIRPFNNSEDNKSSSNTREPRWTEHIVMEGGFLNLSVKTVCKEKESKQVFRYLKDPELVRDLQCSIHTSKQTSCSWTPAHLVPDLSFFYKLVYEDGRTRSDDQTLSWVQACSSYTYTNGVRTGCNFQAKITQDVLILVNGTVNNRTVKNTFRKALHNNVKPPPLEWEVEKTATKFLISWIAPEISNPPKWKFIINITECGKKLPSEEVEKTKYDLPLQSHCPYRMSVRAKAWRSETPWSKEKYFSADRDPNAFLYAIIFVALTAAILGAMSLMFLMKYKKTIFPKVPQPRDLLSDSDNNNKVMLPSFYSLAEEENCEITLVIDK, encoded by the exons atGTCGAGGACAAAGACAAACGGGCTGTTCTCAGATctgcatttctttgttttaagcTGCCTCGTTGTCACCGTTGAAGCTCAGGAAG GCAAGATTTCGCCACCACAAAATTTGACCCTGCAGTGGATTACGGATTTTTACCCGTATCTTTCCTGGGCACCCCCGAATCATTCAATGAGTGACTGTAAATACAAAGTAGAAATACGACCATTCAACAACAGTGAGGACAATAAATCGTCATCAAAC ACACGAGAGCCTCGATGGACAGAGCACATTGTGATGGAGGGAGGATTTCTAAACTTGTCTGTTAAAACTGTTtgtaaagaaaaggaaagcaaACAGGTCTTCAGATACCTCAAAGACCCAG AGCTAGTGAGGGATTTGCAGTGCTCCATCCACACATCTAAACAAACTAGCTGTTCCTGGACTCCGGCCCATCTTGTTCCAGATCTCAGTTTTTTCTACAA GTTAGTGTACGAGGACGGAAGGACGAGATCCGACGACCAGACCCTGTCGTGGGTACAGGCGTGTTCATCATACACTTACACTAATGGTGTCCGGACAGGCTGTAATttccaggcaaaaatcaccCAGGATGTCCTCATTTTGGTCAATGGAACAGTGAACAACAGAACTGTCAAGAATACCTTCAGGAAAGCGCTTCACAACAATG TGAAACCTCCTCCGTTAGAGTGGGAGGTTGAGAAAACTGCGACAAAATTTCTAATAAGCTGGATTGCTCCTGAAATTTCAAACCCCCCTAAATGGAAATTTATAATTAATATCacagagtgtggaaaaaagttG CCTTCAGAGGAAGTTGAAAAAACCAAATATGACCTGCCTTTGCAGTCCCACTGTCCATACCGCATGTCTGTAAGAGCAAAAGCATGGAGATCAGAGACGCCGTGGAGCAAGGAGAAGTATTTCA GTGCAGATAGAGATCCTAACGCCTTCTTGTATGCTATAATCTTCGTCGCATTGACCGCTGCCATTCTGGGAGCCATGTCTTTGATGTTTTTGATGAA ATACAAGAAAACCATTTTTCCGAAAGTACCACAACCTCGGGACTTACTCAGTGActctgacaacaacaacaag gtCATGCTTCCCAGTTTCTACAGCCTGGCAGAGGAAGAAAACTGTGAAATCACTCTAGTGATTGATAAGTAA
- the LOC137590313 gene encoding uncharacterized protein isoform X4 yields MEGGFLNLSVKTVCKEKESKQVFRYLKDPELVRDLQCSIHTSKQTSCSWTPAHLVPDLSFFYKLVYEDGRTRSDDQTLSWVQACSSYTYTNGVRTGCNFQAKITQDVLILVNGTVNNRTVKNTFRKALHNNVKPPPLEWEVEKTATKFLISWIAPEISNPPKWKFIINITECGKKLPSEEVEKTKYDLPLQSHCPYRMSVRAKAWRSETPWSKEKYFSADRDPNAFLYAIIFVALTAAILGAMSLMFLMKYKKTIFPKVPQPRDLLSDSDNNNKVMLPSFYSLAEEENCEITLVIDK; encoded by the exons ATGGAGGGAGGATTTCTAAACTTGTCTGTTAAAACTGTTtgtaaagaaaaggaaagcaaACAGGTCTTCAGATACCTCAAAGACCCAG AGCTAGTGAGGGATTTGCAGTGCTCCATCCACACATCTAAACAAACTAGCTGTTCCTGGACTCCGGCCCATCTTGTTCCAGATCTCAGTTTTTTCTACAA GTTAGTGTACGAGGACGGAAGGACGAGATCCGACGACCAGACCCTGTCGTGGGTACAGGCGTGTTCATCATACACTTACACTAATGGTGTCCGGACAGGCTGTAATttccaggcaaaaatcaccCAGGATGTCCTCATTTTGGTCAATGGAACAGTGAACAACAGAACTGTCAAGAATACCTTCAGGAAAGCGCTTCACAACAATG TGAAACCTCCTCCGTTAGAGTGGGAGGTTGAGAAAACTGCGACAAAATTTCTAATAAGCTGGATTGCTCCTGAAATTTCAAACCCCCCTAAATGGAAATTTATAATTAATATCacagagtgtggaaaaaagttG CCTTCAGAGGAAGTTGAAAAAACCAAATATGACCTGCCTTTGCAGTCCCACTGTCCATACCGCATGTCTGTAAGAGCAAAAGCATGGAGATCAGAGACGCCGTGGAGCAAGGAGAAGTATTTCA GTGCAGATAGAGATCCTAACGCCTTCTTGTATGCTATAATCTTCGTCGCATTGACCGCTGCCATTCTGGGAGCCATGTCTTTGATGTTTTTGATGAA ATACAAGAAAACCATTTTTCCGAAAGTACCACAACCTCGGGACTTACTCAGTGActctgacaacaacaacaag gtCATGCTTCCCAGTTTCTACAGCCTGGCAGAGGAAGAAAACTGTGAAATCACTCTAGTGATTGATAAGTAA